Proteins encoded within one genomic window of Paenibacillus rhizovicinus:
- a CDS encoding fibronectin type III domain-containing protein: MAFLESLRSAAVLATAGDTLSPAKVLNLIYSVAQGKVTLNWDPVTLNSDETAIDDLAGYRIYRKDSAGDSFASIGTVAATTSSQVTTYDDTTALDGASYIYAVSAIDDELTPNEGETSDDLAVKTIPSIPVNLVATSGDGIIRLTWDAVTDGAAPKKNENLAGYRLYRKVATDAGEHQFLLQLGAGVTLHDDSTVENGVQYSYVVSAIDDSL, from the coding sequence ATGGCATTCTTGGAATCTCTAAGATCCGCAGCAGTCCTGGCTACAGCCGGTGATACGCTATCGCCTGCCAAAGTCTTAAACCTCATCTATTCCGTAGCCCAAGGCAAAGTGACCCTTAACTGGGATCCAGTTACCTTGAACTCGGATGAGACGGCGATTGACGACTTGGCTGGCTACCGCATCTACCGTAAGGATTCTGCAGGCGATTCGTTCGCATCCATCGGCACCGTTGCAGCAACGACTTCTTCGCAAGTTACGACTTACGATGACACGACTGCATTGGACGGAGCATCTTACATCTATGCGGTTTCCGCAATTGATGATGAGCTGACTCCAAACGAAGGCGAAACTTCCGACGACTTGGCTGTGAAGACGATCCCATCGATCCCTGTGAACCTGGTTGCAACTTCCGGCGACGGAATCATCCGACTCACTTGGGATGCTGTTACCGACGGCGCAGCGCCCAAGAAGAACGAAAACCTCGCAGGCTACCGCCTGTACCGTAAGGTCGCTACAGACGCTGGAGAGCATCAGTTCCTTCTGCAGCTCGGCGCTGGCGTTACGCTGCATGACGATAGCACGGTCGAGAACGGTGTCCAATACAGCTATGTTGTATCGGCCATCGACGACTCTCTGTAA